The Mytilus trossulus isolate FHL-02 chromosome 13, PNRI_Mtr1.1.1.hap1, whole genome shotgun sequence genome has a segment encoding these proteins:
- the LOC134694732 gene encoding uncharacterized protein LOC134694732, with amino-acid sequence MGICMSKVGSLSRDNLTLTSLPDRKETYTNFLIYLSESYTYADEIQSDFATNVIQSDRVVALIRRLVEEELKKSKKATVMTDKEVSEIVNQPKKERDWLKKRSKETIKHVLRKLTKVRKDESSFIEKHPNYDTLISKLQPDFMNMLEYRISQIKNQPNGNAESSGDGEIEGPSDHEKSCNDFSQFLKLVSENGSHYGVEIGDLTDRYKKQMHNYALLYECSLLLKTEMEDFSNIYSCIQKGTICK; translated from the exons ATGGGAATATGTATGAGTAAAGTAGGCTCTTTGTCGAGAGACAATCTCACATTAACGTCTCTACCAGATCGTAAAGAAACATACACAAACTTTCTAATATATCTTAGTGAAAGCTATACATATGCTGATGAAATTCAGAGTGATTTC GCAACCAACGTGATACAAAGTGACCGTGTGGTTGCATTAATAAGACGCTTAGTTGAGGAAGAATTAAAAAAGTCGAAAAAGGCAACAGTGATGACAGATAAGGAAGTATCGGAAATAGTAAATCAACCGAAAAAG GAAAGGGATTGgctaaaaaaaagatcaaaagaaacAATCAAGCATGTACTAAGGAAGCTTACGAAAGTCCGTAAAGATGAATCTTCTTTTATAGAAAAACATCCAAACTACGACACACTTATTAGTAAATTACAACCAGATTTTATGAACATGCTTGAATATAGAATCAGCCAAATTAAAAACCAACCAAATGGTAATGCGGAAAGCTCTGGTGACGGCGAAATAGAGGGGCCAAGTGATCATGAGAAAAGTTGTAATGATTTTAGTCAGTTTTTAAAACTAGTTAGTGAAAATGGATCACATTATGGTGTTGAAATTGGTGACTTAACTGATCGTTACAAAAAACAGATGCACAATTATGCCTTGCTTTATGAATGTTCGTTGTTATTGAAAACAGAAATGGAAGATTTTTCCAATATATACTCATGTATACAAAAGGGTACCATATGCAAGTAA